A window of the Glaciimonas sp. CA11.2 genome harbors these coding sequences:
- a CDS encoding CoA pyrophosphatase, which produces MVKLTLDPLMMPIDAVAGELALAPDRMNADWLRQRFAQPPLWFPESVGQQLRGLAGEGTPTAAAVLIPIIMHPEGPTLLFTQRTAHLTDHAGQVSFPGGRTELTDSSPTETALREAEEEIGLPRGEVEVIGTLPEYFTGTGYRVTPVAGLIQPPASLRANPDEVAEIFEVPLAFLMDGLNHQLRTFDLPDGYRRTFYAMPYERFFIWGATAAMLRNLFHFLRA; this is translated from the coding sequence TTGGTCAAACTTACTCTCGATCCTCTGATGATGCCAATTGATGCCGTCGCAGGTGAGTTGGCGCTCGCGCCTGATAGGATGAACGCCGACTGGTTACGTCAGCGTTTCGCACAGCCGCCCCTATGGTTTCCTGAAAGCGTCGGGCAACAATTACGAGGCCTGGCTGGAGAAGGAACGCCTACTGCCGCTGCAGTCCTGATTCCGATCATTATGCATCCTGAAGGGCCGACGTTACTATTCACCCAGCGTACGGCACATCTTACGGATCACGCAGGTCAGGTCAGTTTTCCCGGTGGCAGAACAGAGCTTACCGACAGTTCACCCACTGAGACGGCATTGCGCGAGGCCGAAGAAGAGATTGGATTACCGCGCGGTGAAGTAGAAGTGATTGGCACGCTGCCAGAATACTTTACAGGTACAGGATATCGGGTAACGCCTGTAGCTGGACTGATTCAACCCCCAGCATCGTTGCGCGCAAATCCCGATGAAGTGGCGGAAATTTTTGAAGTCCCACTCGCTTTTTTGATGGATGGTCTGAATCATCAACTGCGTACGTTTGATTTGCCAGATGGTTATCGACGTACGTTTTACGCGATGCCTTACGAGCGTTTTTTCATATGGGGCGCGACCGCGGCCATGCTGCGTAATTTATTCCACTTTCTGCGCGCGTAA
- a CDS encoding CobD/CbiB family protein, with protein sequence MTFLSILFALLIEQLKPLRADNPVYTWIKHFALMVEGWLNAGQARHGRLGWFCIMLALMVPTALIYWVCVHIGAWAAFAWNVIIVYLTLGFRHYSHYFTSIQLALNTGDDATARTLLAEWTKQDTTDMEVGEISRIAVEKALITTHRNVFGVFFWFLMPLGPACAVMYRVAEYLARAWNEPDHMKNEQFGRFATQAFYWIDWIPARLTASAFAVVGNFEDAIFAWRNFADRWKSETDGIILSSGGGAMGVLLGTPNENASDFLPIDAATVDSTGIETDSPPGELPTPRALQSTVGLVWRALLLWMFLLLLFSVGVWLG encoded by the coding sequence ATGACTTTTCTCTCTATTCTGTTTGCGTTATTAATCGAGCAATTAAAACCGCTCCGTGCGGACAATCCGGTGTACACGTGGATTAAGCATTTTGCACTTATGGTGGAAGGCTGGCTAAACGCCGGTCAGGCACGCCACGGTCGCTTAGGTTGGTTTTGTATCATGTTGGCATTGATGGTTCCGACGGCGTTGATTTATTGGGTGTGCGTTCATATTGGTGCTTGGGCCGCGTTTGCATGGAACGTTATTATTGTCTATTTAACACTGGGATTTCGGCATTATAGTCATTACTTCACGTCGATCCAGCTGGCTTTAAATACCGGTGATGATGCCACTGCCCGGACTCTCCTGGCCGAATGGACCAAGCAAGATACAACCGATATGGAAGTGGGCGAGATTTCGCGTATTGCGGTGGAAAAGGCTTTAATCACCACGCATCGAAACGTATTTGGCGTATTTTTTTGGTTTTTGATGCCGCTCGGCCCGGCCTGCGCAGTGATGTATCGGGTTGCTGAATACTTGGCACGGGCCTGGAATGAACCTGACCACATGAAAAACGAACAGTTTGGTCGGTTTGCAACCCAAGCGTTTTATTGGATAGATTGGATTCCTGCGCGACTGACAGCGTCTGCCTTTGCCGTCGTTGGCAATTTTGAGGATGCTATTTTCGCGTGGCGCAATTTTGCTGATCGGTGGAAAAGTGAGACTGATGGCATTATTTTGTCATCTGGTGGTGGGGCAATGGGTGTTTTGCTTGGAACCCCCAACGAGAATGCCAGCGATTTTCTTCCGATTGACGCCGCTACGGTAGACTCTACCGGGATTGAAACGGACAGTCCGCCTGGTGAATTGCCGACTCCGCGTGCATTGCAAAGCACAGTGGGCTTGGTCTGGCGTGCCCTGCTGCTATGGATGTTTTTGTTGTTACTTTTTTCAGTTGGCGTGTGGTTGGGCTAA
- the trmD gene encoding tRNA (guanosine(37)-N1)-methyltransferase TrmD — translation MQFDVVTLFPEMFAALTQSGVTRRAFEQKKCELALWNPRDFTIDNHRTVDDRPYGGGPGMVMLAKPLEAAIDAAKKRQQQQNLCLPRVVYLSPQGQPLTHQRVMQLSTESGLVLLCGRYEAIDQRLLDRCVDEEISLGDFVLSGGELPAMALMDAVIRQLPGVLNDGASAVEDSFVNGLLDCPHYTRPEAYEGVVVPPVLMGGHHAEIEKWRRQQMLLATVNKRPDLIVKARQDGLLTASDEKFIRTIASV, via the coding sequence ATGCAATTTGATGTCGTCACACTGTTTCCAGAAATGTTTGCTGCGTTAACGCAGTCGGGTGTTACCCGGCGTGCATTCGAGCAAAAAAAGTGTGAGTTGGCGTTGTGGAATCCGCGTGATTTCACCATCGACAATCATCGCACGGTTGACGATCGGCCTTACGGTGGTGGTCCTGGCATGGTAATGCTGGCGAAACCACTGGAAGCGGCGATTGATGCTGCAAAAAAACGTCAGCAGCAACAGAATTTATGTTTGCCACGTGTTGTGTATCTGTCGCCGCAAGGCCAGCCACTTACACATCAGCGTGTCATGCAACTGAGCACCGAGTCTGGTCTGGTGTTGTTGTGTGGACGTTATGAGGCTATCGACCAACGGTTGCTGGACCGCTGTGTGGATGAAGAAATCAGCCTTGGCGATTTTGTTTTATCCGGCGGTGAGTTACCGGCAATGGCATTGATGGATGCCGTTATCAGACAATTGCCTGGCGTACTAAATGACGGTGCTTCGGCAGTCGAAGACAGCTTTGTCAATGGCTTGCTGGATTGTCCGCATTACACCAGGCCAGAAGCATATGAAGGTGTGGTCGTGCCGCCTGTTTTAATGGGTGGGCATCACGCCGAGATCGAAAAATGGCGACGCCAACAGATGTTACTGGCAACTGTTAATAAACGACCAGATTTGATCGTGAAGGCACGTCAGGATGGTTTGCTGACGGCCAGTGACGAAAAGTTTATACGAACTATTGCCAGCGTTTAA
- the fumC gene encoding class II fumarate hydratase, whose translation MESTRIERDTFGNIEVLNARLWGAQTQRSLAHFHISTERMPVELITALAYVKHACAQVNLDLGKLPAQKANAIMQAATEVSSGKHPDEFPLAVWQTGSGTQSNMNMNEVLANRASELLGGERGETRLIHPNDAVNLSQSSNDIFPTAMHVAAVLGMSELLLPALSALRDTLQKKSVAFVDIVKIGRTHLQDATPLTLGQEFSGYVAQLDFAERNIAASLDGLCALAAGGTAVGTGMNAHPEFGARVAAELSKALNAPFRTAENKFAALAAHDALVAAHGALKTLAAALMKIANDVRWMASGPRSGLGEISIPENEPGSSIMPGKVNPTQCEALTMICCQVFGNDVAINFGGASGNFELNVFKPLIAHNFLQSVRLLTDGMHSFDHHCASGIAANEDRIAELMARSLMLVTALAPHIGYDKAAQIAKHAHHDGSTLKQAALDLGYVTEDQFVAWVQPSRMTYPE comes from the coding sequence ATGGAAAGTACCAGAATTGAACGGGATACGTTTGGCAATATTGAAGTACTGAATGCGCGACTTTGGGGAGCGCAGACGCAACGCTCATTAGCGCATTTTCATATTTCCACTGAGCGTATGCCAGTCGAATTGATTACTGCGCTGGCATATGTCAAACACGCCTGCGCCCAAGTAAATTTGGATCTCGGCAAGTTGCCGGCACAAAAAGCCAATGCGATTATGCAAGCGGCGACCGAGGTCAGTAGCGGCAAGCATCCAGACGAATTTCCATTGGCAGTCTGGCAGACCGGTTCTGGTACGCAGAGCAATATGAACATGAATGAAGTGCTAGCCAATCGTGCTTCCGAGTTGCTTGGTGGAGAACGTGGCGAAACACGTTTGATCCATCCTAATGATGCGGTTAATCTAAGTCAGTCATCCAACGATATTTTTCCGACAGCGATGCATGTCGCCGCAGTGTTGGGCATGAGCGAATTGTTGCTGCCCGCGTTAAGTGCTTTACGCGACACATTGCAGAAAAAATCTGTCGCATTTGTCGACATCGTCAAGATCGGGCGTACCCATTTGCAGGACGCAACACCGCTCACGCTCGGTCAGGAATTTTCTGGCTATGTGGCGCAACTCGATTTCGCCGAACGTAATATTGCCGCTTCATTAGACGGTTTGTGCGCGCTTGCTGCGGGCGGCACGGCAGTCGGTACCGGCATGAATGCACATCCTGAATTTGGTGCGCGTGTCGCTGCCGAGTTAAGCAAAGCGCTGAATGCACCATTTCGTACGGCAGAAAATAAGTTCGCTGCGCTCGCCGCACATGATGCGTTGGTCGCGGCACATGGCGCATTAAAGACGTTGGCCGCAGCCCTGATGAAGATCGCCAACGATGTTCGCTGGATGGCGTCGGGTCCGCGTTCTGGCTTGGGAGAAATAAGTATTCCAGAAAATGAACCTGGTAGTTCAATTATGCCCGGCAAGGTCAATCCGACTCAATGTGAAGCATTGACGATGATTTGCTGTCAGGTCTTTGGCAATGACGTCGCCATTAACTTCGGTGGTGCATCGGGTAATTTTGAATTAAATGTTTTCAAGCCATTGATCGCGCATAATTTTTTGCAAAGCGTCCGTCTGCTTACGGACGGTATGCATAGTTTTGACCATCATTGCGCATCTGGCATTGCCGCCAACGAGGATCGTATCGCAGAACTGATGGCACGCTCGCTGATGTTGGTTACTGCGTTGGCACCGCATATCGGTTACGACAAAGCGGCTCAAATTGCCAAGCATGCGCATCACGATGGCAGTACTTTGAAGCAAGCGGCGCTGGATCTGGGTTACGTTACCGAAGATCAGTTTGTGGCTTGGGTGCAACCGTCCAGGATGACTTATCCAGAGTAA
- the rplS gene encoding 50S ribosomal protein L19: MDLIQQLEQEEIARLGKVIPEFAPGDTVIVSVNVVEGTRKRAQAYEGVVISRRNRGLNSNFIVRKISSGEGVERTFQLYSPLIASIEVKRRGDVRRAKLYYLRERSGKSARIKEKLPQRRTVAKTAA; the protein is encoded by the coding sequence ATGGATCTGATCCAGCAACTTGAGCAAGAAGAAATTGCTCGCCTAGGTAAAGTTATTCCTGAATTCGCACCTGGCGATACTGTTATCGTTAGCGTCAATGTAGTCGAAGGTACGCGCAAACGTGCTCAGGCTTACGAAGGCGTTGTGATTTCACGTCGTAACCGTGGTTTGAACTCTAACTTCATCGTCCGTAAAATTTCTTCCGGCGAAGGCGTTGAGCGTACATTCCAGTTGTACTCGCCACTGATTGCTTCGATCGAAGTGAAGCGTCGCGGTGATGTACGTCGCGCTAAGCTATACTATCTACGTGAGCGTTCGGGTAAATCGGCGCGTATCAAAGAAAAATTGCCACAACGTCGTACTGTCGCTAAAACAGCAGCGTAA
- the rpsP gene encoding 30S ribosomal protein S16, with product MVVIRLSRGGAKKRPFYNIVVTDSRNRRDGRFIERLGFYNPVASGASESFRIAQDRLTHWEGVGAQMSPTVARLVSQAGKKAAV from the coding sequence ATGGTCGTTATTCGTTTATCTCGTGGTGGCGCTAAGAAGCGCCCGTTTTACAACATCGTAGTAACTGATTCGCGCAATCGTCGCGATGGTCGCTTTATCGAGCGTCTGGGTTTCTACAATCCAGTTGCATCTGGTGCTTCGGAAAGCTTCCGTATTGCGCAAGATCGTCTGACCCATTGGGAAGGCGTTGGCGCGCAAATGTCGCCAACTGTTGCTCGTCTGGTCAGCCAGGCTGGTAAAAAAGCTGCAGTTTAA
- a CDS encoding DUF3579 domain-containing protein yields MADIIKPPNAPAREFFIQGITSDGRQFRPSDWAERLCGAMSCFRPEGVGGRNSHLQYSPYVLPTLLNGIRSVVVNEDLREIEPLAYHFVVNFAKDNDLQIVHACLLPDADQSGSESPKSS; encoded by the coding sequence ATGGCCGATATTATTAAACCCCCTAATGCGCCCGCCCGTGAATTTTTTATTCAGGGAATAACCTCCGATGGAAGACAGTTTCGCCCGAGCGACTGGGCGGAACGCTTGTGTGGCGCGATGTCCTGTTTTCGACCTGAAGGCGTTGGTGGCCGTAATTCACATTTACAATATTCTCCTTATGTTTTGCCAACGTTGCTTAACGGTATCCGTTCGGTCGTAGTGAATGAAGATTTAAGAGAAATCGAGCCACTCGCATATCATTTCGTTGTGAACTTTGCCAAAGACAATGATTTGCAGATTGTGCATGCGTGTTTGCTGCCCGATGCAGATCAATCTGGCAGCGAGTCACCAAAATCCTCCTGA
- a CDS encoding autotransporter assembly complex family protein, translated as MRKCHRKSVKWFTNRLCGVVFGVLSFSASDAFAVYKVEIEAPKEISALLKQHLDLVRYKDRDDLSDDQLKFMLDTVNDQVTQLTSTEGYFLPTTEVTVDDGKVKVIHLKVDAHKRTIVSSATIDVTGKVATEVPERIPRIQRNWRLPVGQPFRQSDWDAAKEHSLQLLQYKGFPSAKIAHSEARIEADNSEAQLSVEYESGPSFTLGALQITGTKRYPNTIIQNVNPLSVGENYDLDRLLYLQRQIQNTGYFGNVIVGIDDDATNPALTPVKVQVTEFPAQRLRAGVGYATDTGAQVQGGYSNYNVFGDAWIFDSTAKIEQRRQYGSLSLNMPPDQRSFVNGINTSYDRTTLQGVDLRSQRIGLKRARSLENYDTALTLDYYRDSLQQTDGAVLPPDTVVLPGKHQAVVPGFSWTRRDVDDQIFPTEGHIFSVQTGIALKGLLTDQSFFRAYLRYKKYIPIAKRDIMIFRVEGGAVFTKGASAEVPASLLFRAGGNESVRGYSYQGIGNTQNGTVYPTKYLVTASAEYQHWFNHSWGAAIFYDIGAATNSFVDREIKVGTGFGTRWRSPVGPVNVDLAYGVQDRRIRPHISLGIAF; from the coding sequence ATGAGGAAGTGCCACCGCAAGTCCGTTAAATGGTTCACAAACCGACTCTGCGGGGTTGTTTTCGGCGTTCTTTCCTTTAGTGCTTCCGACGCCTTTGCCGTCTATAAGGTTGAGATTGAGGCTCCTAAAGAAATTAGTGCCCTATTGAAGCAGCATCTGGACCTGGTGCGCTATAAGGATCGCGACGACTTGAGTGACGATCAGCTAAAATTTATGCTCGATACGGTCAACGACCAAGTCACCCAACTCACGTCTACTGAGGGTTATTTTTTGCCCACCACCGAAGTGACGGTCGACGATGGAAAAGTCAAAGTCATCCATCTCAAAGTTGATGCACATAAACGGACGATCGTTTCCAGCGCAACTATCGATGTGACAGGGAAGGTAGCGACCGAGGTGCCAGAGCGGATTCCGCGTATTCAACGCAACTGGCGCTTGCCCGTTGGCCAGCCATTTCGTCAGAGTGATTGGGATGCGGCTAAGGAGCATAGTTTACAGCTGTTGCAATATAAGGGATTTCCGTCTGCGAAGATTGCCCATTCGGAGGCAAGGATTGAGGCCGACAACAGTGAGGCGCAGTTATCGGTTGAGTATGAAAGTGGGCCGTCATTTACGCTAGGTGCGTTGCAAATTACCGGAACTAAACGCTATCCGAATACGATCATCCAAAATGTTAATCCATTAAGTGTTGGCGAGAATTACGATCTGGACCGTTTGCTGTATCTGCAGCGGCAAATACAAAACACCGGCTATTTTGGTAACGTCATCGTGGGAATTGACGACGATGCGACCAACCCGGCGTTGACGCCGGTAAAGGTGCAGGTTACTGAGTTTCCAGCACAGCGTCTTAGAGCTGGAGTCGGTTATGCGACAGATACGGGTGCTCAGGTCCAGGGTGGCTACTCGAATTACAATGTGTTTGGCGATGCCTGGATCTTTGACAGTACGGCCAAAATTGAACAGCGACGTCAGTATGGATCGCTCAGCTTAAACATGCCGCCGGACCAACGTAGTTTTGTGAATGGCATTAATACTTCATATGATCGCACTACTCTTCAAGGAGTGGACCTGCGCAGCCAGAGGATTGGGTTAAAGCGCGCACGTTCTCTGGAAAACTATGACACAGCATTGACGCTTGATTACTATCGCGATTCGCTGCAACAGACCGATGGCGCCGTTTTACCGCCGGACACTGTCGTTTTGCCAGGTAAACATCAAGCAGTAGTGCCAGGATTTAGCTGGACCCGGCGTGATGTCGACGATCAGATTTTTCCGACTGAAGGCCATATTTTTTCCGTACAAACGGGGATCGCTTTGAAGGGATTACTCACCGACCAAAGTTTTTTTCGCGCTTATCTTCGCTATAAAAAATATATTCCGATCGCTAAACGCGACATCATGATTTTCCGCGTCGAAGGCGGCGCGGTATTTACAAAAGGGGCCAGCGCGGAAGTCCCTGCATCGTTACTGTTCCGGGCTGGCGGGAATGAGTCTGTGCGCGGTTATAGCTATCAGGGTATCGGCAATACCCAAAACGGCACGGTCTATCCCACAAAATATCTAGTGACTGCCAGCGCCGAATATCAGCATTGGTTTAATCACAGTTGGGGCGCGGCAATATTCTACGATATCGGCGCTGCGACCAATAGCTTCGTCGATAGGGAAATTAAGGTTGGTACGGGATTTGGTACGCGCTGGCGCAGTCCCGTGGGTCCGGTCAACGTTGATCTGGCCTATGGCGTCCAGGACAGGCGTATTCGCCCTCACATTTCGCTCGGTATTGCATTCTGA
- the rimM gene encoding ribosome maturation factor RimM (Essential for efficient processing of 16S rRNA) — protein MTCVVTPADLIMVGYITGAYGLQGWVRIKPYSPDADALLNAKKWWLGRPNVADLQDIEMMQAKNHSGDIVARLVGVVGREAAEGLKGTAVHVRRSHFPALEDGEFYWIDLIGLAVENLQGEQLGVVSDLMDNGAHPILRIALPAIVGQDKASPELLVPFVDQFVKTVDQKAKKITVDWGLDY, from the coding sequence ATGACTTGCGTTGTGACTCCAGCAGATTTGATCATGGTCGGTTATATAACCGGCGCCTATGGACTTCAGGGCTGGGTGCGGATCAAACCGTATTCACCTGACGCTGATGCGTTACTGAATGCCAAAAAATGGTGGCTGGGTAGGCCAAATGTGGCAGATCTGCAAGATATTGAGATGATGCAGGCCAAAAACCACAGTGGTGACATTGTGGCGCGTTTGGTTGGCGTTGTTGGACGTGAAGCTGCGGAGGGCCTTAAAGGCACTGCAGTACATGTTCGCCGTAGCCATTTTCCTGCATTGGAAGATGGAGAATTTTACTGGATCGATTTAATCGGTCTGGCGGTTGAAAATCTGCAAGGCGAGCAATTAGGTGTTGTATCAGACCTGATGGATAACGGGGCGCATCCTATTTTAAGGATCGCGCTTCCGGCTATTGTCGGTCAGGATAAGGCTTCACCTGAATTGCTGGTTCCTTTTGTGGATCAATTCGTCAAGACCGTTGATCAGAAGGCAAAAAAAATCACGGTGGACTGGGGTCTGGATTATTAG